gcaaggttattaggtacagtagggttgagggtcaagtcaattgggaggtaagtttgaatggagaaaaactcgaggaagtaaagtgttttagatatctgggagtggatctggcagcggatggagccatggaagcggaagtgaatcatagggtgggggtgaaaattctgggagccttgaagaatgtttggaagtcgagaacattatctccgaaagcaaaaatgggtatgtttgaaggaatagtggttccaacaatgttgtatggttgcgaggcgtgggctatggatagagttgtgcgcaggagggtggatgtgctggaaatgagatgtttgaggacaatatgtggtgtgaggtggtttgatcgagtaagtaatgtaagggtaagagagatgagtggaaataaaaagagtatggttgagagagcagaagagggtgttttgaaatggtttggtcacatggagagaatgagtgaggaaagattgaccaagaggatatatgtgtcggaggtggagggaacgaggagaagtgggagaccaaattgcatgtggaaagggaacaaataaaggcagacagtatgaattatgtacatgtgtatatatgtatatgtctgtatgtgtatatatatgtgtacattgagatgtataggtatgtatatttgcgtgtgtggacgtgtatgtatatacatgtgtatgtgggcgggttgggccattcttttgtatgtccttgcgctaccttgctgatgcgggagacagcgacaaagcaaaataaataaataaataaatgaatcttAACTCAAAGGAAGACAAGGCTAAGCAGGCAAAATTCAGATAATCATTGTCTGGGCAGTGTCATTTCCGATGGGTGTATGACTAGTGGGCTGAAGTTTAAGACTGAGCTGGGAGTTTGGctatttagtgcttgttgggtcactTCATTGCTAAATTTGTTAAGGGTGGGTAGATTTGTGTTTAGAGGTTATTaaaatgtgaggcaggggtaagctttttaccTGGGAGTTAGTGGTTATTTATAGCATGGTTTGACTGGGAGAGGTCAAGGTGCTGTTGCACAGCATTGACAACCAAGCTTGTTGAGGTGAggctgtattgggaggatctgtATTTCACTGTGGTGTTGATTGTCTGTCACTCATATGTTAAGGATATTGCAGTGCAGCCATGAGCATTTCAAGGTATCTGTAAGTGCTTAGATTACAATTAAGTCAAAATGTTTCATGTAAATGATATATGGCTTAATTATTGGGAATGGGGGATGCAGAAGCAATACTTATGGGTGGGGTCACAAGGCAAATCTTAAAACCCTCTGATTTAGAGTAATAACCATAAATTTTCTTCATCTACATAACTAATTTGGGTGTGCTACCGCATTTCTTGAAATTAGCAGCTTATCAAGAACTACATGCATATAATTAGTTTAAGTCAGAGATCTATCAATAATCTACAGTAATGACTTACATGAAGTGCATGTTTGGATCCTGTATAGGATGCTGAAAGAGGTGCTCCAGCCTTGCCAGCAACACTTGATGTTACCACAAAATGACCTCTGCCTTTCTCTATGAAGTACTTCATAACCAAACGACTCAGTGAAATAACTGAGAAGACATTCAAGTCAAATAATTGTCGATCAACATCAAGCTCAATCATTTCCCAGTTACCACGCTGTGAGCGACCAGCATTGTTTACAAGAATATCAAGCTGAAAATGGGGTGATATGAACAGGTAAGAATTATACAGCACAACAAATACTGAAACTGCTTGTGATTCAATACCTTTCATTACAATTCCATGGCAACTGTGATTAACAGGCTACTTACAAACTGTAAATGGTTTTAAATCAATCTATAAAAAAGTTAGAAGAGAAACTGTTTGTAGATAATGTAAATAAACTGATGTATTATACAGAGAGCAATAAAAGCTCTTGAGCTAGTTGAAGACTGAATAAATTTAGGAAGTTCACAAGTTATAAGGAATcctttgccgtggccaccccctcaaGGGAGTTCCTAACaggaaagggcatcagagatatatactAACAAGATCTTACATGCTCTAATATCAAATTCTTTTCATAAATCAATGCTTCCAATGTACCTCCTATTTCTCTCCCATATAAGATTCTACTCTCAGCTTCAGCTTTCATACTATTAActttaatgcttttttttttagccaaaaaAATCCTAAGTTCATCCACAACATCCAATTCTTCCATTCAAAACAATATTACAGATGGTACCCCATCTCTTTCCaaatatttgaattttttttttttttttttttttgccggtctcccgcgtttgcgaggtagcgcaaggaaacagacgaaagaaatggcccaacccacccccatacacatgtatatacatacgtccacacacgcaaatatacatacctacacacctttccatgatttaccccagacgcttcacatgccctgattcaatccactgacagcatgtcaaccccggtataccacatcgatccaattcactctattccttgcactcctttcaccctcctgcatgttcaggccccgagcacacaaaatctttttcactccatctttccacctccaatttggtctcccacttctcctcgttccctccacctccgacacatatatcctcttggtcaatctttcctcactcattctctccatgtgcccaaaccatttcaaaacaccctcttctgctctctcaaccacgctctttttatttccacacatctctcttacccttacgttacttactcgatcaaaccacctcacaccacacgtcctcaaacatctcatttccagcacatccgtcctcctgcgcacaactctatccatagcccatgcctcgcaaccatacaacattgttggaaccactattcctttaaacatacccatttttgctttccgagataatgttctcgacttccacacattcttcaaggctcccaggattttcgccccctcccccaccctatgatccacttccgcttccatggttccatccgctgccagatccactcccagatatctaaaacacttcacttcctccagtttttctccattcaaacttacctcccaattgactggaccctcaaccctactgtacctaataaccttgctcttattcacatttactcttaactttcttctttcacacactttaccaaactcagtccccagcttctgcagtttctcacatgaatcagccaccagcgctgtatcatcagcgaacaacaactgactcacttcccaagctctctcatccacaacagactttatacttgcccctctttccacaactcttgcattcacctccctaacaaccccatccataaacaaattaaacaaccatggagacatcacacacccctgccacaaacctacattcactgagaaccaatcactttacttgTACTTTTAGAATATACCGTATTCATCTCAATAttctaatttcattatcattcatatttcTCTAACTTCAGTAGCCAAACAAAAATTACTTGTTTTCATACCTTACCAAAGTGTTTTATGACAGCATCAAAAGCCGCTTGATGTTGATCAAATTGAACCATGTCGAGGGGCAGCACCATAACATCCTGTGCTTCCACTCCTCCAGTTTCTACAGTAACACAAAGCATTAGTTAATAATATCTTATGTGAACTATGTTCCTAATCATTTTTCAAATTAAGTAATTTTCAATGAAGAAATGCCTACATGCAGTCTTATGTAATTTTACAAGATTATATCTTATAAACAATAAAATGCAGGCCATGACAAAAATATTTTATTCCTTATCACCACAATTAAAGCAGAGTAGTCTTTGACCCTTAATACATCTGAAGTGAACAAGCATTAAGCCTTAAGACACCCTTCCTGCTTTTAAATACAGCACCTCTCCCATATTAGTTTCTGTAGTGTCCGAACATAGAAAGAACAAATTATGATACACCTTTCTAAAGACTGAGGTACCTGAAAGAAACAGTTTATTATCAAGTGATCAATTAAAAAAGCTAATTACTTATAATATATATCCAATAGGTTTTCTTAATATTAGGATCAATTCATTAAGGCTAAATTCTTACTCTCTTAAGATCAAAACTCCTTCTCTATCAACACAAACCTCAGTTACAAAAATCCTGCAAACTAACACTATATGAAGTGGAAGGACATAAATATGAATGAATTTACACACAATTCCTATGATATTCAAAACATATGCAACCATTTCTTCCACTACCAATTCTTTGCCTCCAAAAACTTTATAAGTATTCTAATTTCATCTACTGTACAGGGCTCTGTTAATAAGTAACTTTTTACAAGATCAAATCAATGTAGACCAGTTTCTCGATCTTTTGTGCTCTTTTTACCTTATGCCACTGCCAGTAAGATGGGTAAGAGAACACCCTAAACTAGAAACAGATGCAAGAACATCCTAATCATGCAATAAGTCTTAATCAGTGAAGTCCCTCAGTAAACTTTACCAGAAAGTAAAATGCTTCTGTGAATgagtagaaaaaaaatcaaagaatacatagcaaaaaaaaagaaaaaacccaagGTCTTCAAATACAACATAGTGTTATTATTCAATATTAAGCCAAGTTCAAATTAACTCACCTATGCATGCCTGCTTGACCTGGTTGAGATTTTCCAATGACCGAGCAGATATAGCAACCTTAACCCCAGCCTTGGCTAATCTAATGGCCAAGGCTCTGCCAATACCACTTGAAGCTCCAGTGATCCATACAACGTGTCCGTTGATCCTTTCTAAAGTAAAAATGTGTCTTAACACAAGAGACTTAACAGTAACACTTTACTTATTCATTCAACCATTCTCCTCACTGGTTGGTAACTTTAGTGCTTAGGAAAGATTTGGAATGTACAACAGTACCATCATGTTCTCAATGCAAGAAGTTAAAATAATAAAAGAGCCAGGATACATCATCTAACAATATACCTAAATCCCACCCTATACACAAAAAATTTCTATCTACTGGTATACTATCTACCATCGTTAACTTCATTCCCAAtatgggtggatcaggtacatacaacagTGGCAATGAAAATCTCAAGCACATTCTTAATCTGTGCCATGTACGCAAAGCAAAACATGAAATTCCAAGCTTACACATGCTCTTCTTATCTTTTCGCATATTACGCCAACTCATCAAGGAAGAAAAATATCTTCATTTACACAACCACCTTTTACTAAATTCTTCCAATGCCCCCAGTCATTATTCTAACATCTTCATGTGAAATATCTATACCTCTTCAAGCACTTCTTGCTTTTTCTTTTAGCACTTTTTTAAGTTGATCAGATAAGTAAGAGCAACATTTACACCATCCCCTGTCACACAATGCTTCCATTGCATTCAGCCCTCAAGTCATTCCTCTACTAACATCTTGTGAAACAATCCTAGCTCTTCAAGcacttcttttgttttttcatacaaaatttatcataaaagggAGAATATCTTCATTTACACCACCAATACaaaatttatcataaaagggAGAATATCTTCATTTACACCACCATCTTTTACAAAAATGCTTCCACTGCGTCCAGTCCTCAACCATTACTCCAATATTTTCATATGAAATGTCCTGAGTCAATTTTGCCACTGCACTTCCTCATTTCTTCCATGGCTGAACTCTCCTTCTCGTACCTTAGGCTGTACGAAACCAATGTATTCCTTCTTGACCAACCTACTTTGTTATATTATATATGACTGCAGTAAGAAAATACATTCCTTAAAGTAGAAGCCTTACAATAACTGCCATTCTGTACTCCAGTCTGTTATCAAAGGCATGTGCTTCTCCAGCCTGTTGCAAAAAGAGAAATCTGGTCATCTTGAACCATGCATGATGAACAATAAGAATGCTGTGTGGAAGTGGTGCATGAAAGCAACTTCTATTTACTCCCTCAAGGGGTGACCAGTTCAAAACAGTCTCCACAACTGGTGAACTCTGTGTtgtttcttagcctttggtgcctcaaccttaataggccactggcagaggggaacTCATGTgcagtgtttctagaggctccaaactaatgtttctactgaatACTACTACCAAACAaatctacttaatgtttctgctATATGTTCAAACATgctacttctaactaatgttcctgcctaccaCTTTTACCAAATGATCCTCCTTgctgttcctactaactactatcTATTACTGttccaaaaggcaaggctagtgcacaaagcttactgcaggaaaatcaacagttacgaagaatgagttgtgtgaattaagtgttgtcaagtgattggggcagaaagaaaagacagcaactcaGGTAAGAGGTGCAATTTGACAATTACCTAAGTGCTGGCACAAAAAGCAGTTGTCATCAACCCTCTTGATACAAAGGTGGGTAGTGCATTATCTCCTATGTATTTTTCTTACAGGAATCAATTATCTTAGGGCTATCATGCATAAAAATTATATACCTTTGTAAGCAAGTATGCACTTAAGCACATGCAGCCATGTGTACAgcatacagcatatatatattaaaaatgttgtacaacagagaatgttcaagagaagggGCCCTACaaaagtaaaactctctccctgttcaGCACAAATAggctaaaaaaagggggggagggggtactaTGTAATTAGATATAAGTTCTCAACCAATAAACAATGccagaaaaaaataaacttacCTACTGGGTAGCCAAAGCGTTCAATAAACCAAAGAAGAAAGTCACAGTCTGCAGGGATAAATATGTACCTGAAAAGAAGTAAACATTAAAAACCTAGCTAGTTCAATAAGTAATACCATAGGAGGTAAGctgaaagaagcagtgaaaagtgttaccaacgatgtaaggcatgtgtatgagtaggaagagaggagagtgactggttcccagtgaaggtcggccagcagcaggtgtgtatgatgtccctatggttgtttattttgtttagggatggggtggtaAATATCAGCTAGTTATGTAAATGTGATGTCCATTCAATAGACTTACATTCTAAATTCCCCTTCTAACTAAATAATTTTGCTTAACATAAAACTTAAATTCAGTTTTCTTGTCTCACAGAGCCACATACAAAAAGCTGTACTCGGAGAGTACTACAGCAATGGACTTTACTTTATCCCCATTCAAGAATAATCAAAAGACTCAGTGAACAATCTACCAGCAACAAGTACAGCAACTATCTCTTACGATAATAAAAACGTAAGTTTCTTTTCTTACCTTATGCAAGCTACAAAACCAATCAACAAAAAGCTGTGATAGTAAGTGCAGCAGTCAATCAGTATGGGCAAGAGAATTATAACTCCTGCTGGGACAAAGAACCAATCCATCATCTTCAGCAAATGGAAAGTATGTACTGCCTGCAAATCCAAATCTAAATGCATTATACTGTACTGTGCTCAAAAAAGACAAGTCGTAAGTTAAACATTTAAATGAGTAAATACTTCACATCTCTCTGTCCATCAATCTACAGTAAATCACTTCCCACATATAACACATGTATGTTCTCTGCCTAAGACTGTCAATATAGCCTGTGAAAAGCAGTGAATATTACAGCTGTAAATAATGTGAAAAACATTAAGGATCAAGACTTTTCAATTACTATGTGAAGGATATTAATATTCAAGCAGGTGGAAATAGTTATACTAAAGAGATTAGTGACGAAAAGcatttattcatcattattcCACTCCCAATTACAGGGGGTCAGTCTGATACTTGCAGCTCCAATCATTTACACGTCCTCAACCTAATCCTAGTTTGCTGAAAAGAAATTCCCACACTTACTGATGTGCATCTTATTTTTtcacttgacagagttgatttaagtaacacagtaataaatatatgaaatggaGAGAGATATGGAGATGAAGGAAAGTGGGCTACTACAGATATGTATAAATCAACAAATCTCATGAACACTTCTATTAAACTTTTTCTTACAAAGACGGTGGACCAGACAGCCGCTGTGTTGTCTGTTTATTTACATTTGTGGACACTTGCCAGATTCATTCATAAGGGAAACATACATTTCGACAATGTTCAAGTGTACCTGTCACGGGTGTGACAGGTACACTTTGACCAGAATATCTGAAAATCTCATAAATCACAAGTGTGACAGGTACATTTCGACTAGAATATTTGAAATTTACATACAATACGGCTGTGCAAGGGAGACTGCATGAGGTTCGTACACACTTGATATTTCAAGAATATAAATCTTGACAAATTACGTAGGCTCGAATTATTAATTATTTGTTTTTAAATTATTTCACCTCCTAACACATCAAAAGAACAAATTACAATGCTCGAACTAGTTTTGTCTATCAATGCATGGCAACATTTGTTAAATGACTTCAAAGTGCTTAATAAAGGTTGTA
The DNA window shown above is from Panulirus ornatus isolate Po-2019 chromosome 25, ASM3632096v1, whole genome shotgun sequence and carries:
- the LOC139757254 gene encoding dehydrogenase/reductase SDR family member 7 isoform X1; this encodes MQSPLHSRIAVHTFHLLKMMDWFFVPAGVIILLPILIDCCTYYHSFLLIGFVACIRYIFIPADCDFLLWFIERFGYPVERINGHVVWITGASSGIGRALAIRLAKAGVKVAISARSLENLNQVKQACIETGGVEAQDVMVLPLDMVQFDQHQAAFDAVIKHFGKLDILVNNAGRSQRGNWEMIELDVDRQLFDLNVFSVISLSRLVMKYFIEKGRGHFVVTSSVAGKAGAPLSASYTGSKHALHGYFECLRVEKAGLGLDITVACPGVVDSNLLRVCFTERKGKQLGLERKGKKMSAERCADLMAIAIANRMSEVWIANQPALLLMYMNQYLPVITKNVFHIIPLKFLMKLRDGRVDTIQETNVKKQKS
- the LOC139757254 gene encoding dehydrogenase/reductase SDR family member 7 isoform X2 produces the protein MMDWFFVPAGVIILLPILIDCCTYYHSFLLIGFVACIRYIFIPADCDFLLWFIERFGYPVERINGHVVWITGASSGIGRALAIRLAKAGVKVAISARSLENLNQVKQACIETGGVEAQDVMVLPLDMVQFDQHQAAFDAVIKHFGKLDILVNNAGRSQRGNWEMIELDVDRQLFDLNVFSVISLSRLVMKYFIEKGRGHFVVTSSVAGKAGAPLSASYTGSKHALHGYFECLRVEKAGLGLDITVACPGVVDSNLLRVCFTERKGKQLGLERKGKKMSAERCADLMAIAIANRMSEVWIANQPALLLMYMNQYLPVITKNVFHIIPLKFLMKLRDGRVDTIQETNVKKQKS